From Pelosinus fermentans DSM 17108, the proteins below share one genomic window:
- the mntA gene encoding type VII toxin-antitoxin system MntA family adenylyltransferase antitoxin: protein MTKKKLQIELIQRLGDFFAERQDIMFAWLFGSYATGLTTRFSDMDIAVYVEDHTVLTDMDWYLQLKADLMELVNKEIDLVVLNNAKPLIKHTANMQKKVLLSRNALFEAEYSLRVVKEYNDVRYWARYSRQHLLRGNKNG, encoded by the coding sequence ATGACAAAGAAAAAGCTTCAAATTGAGTTGATTCAAAGGTTGGGAGATTTTTTTGCGGAGCGTCAGGATATTATGTTTGCTTGGTTGTTCGGTTCTTATGCTACTGGTTTGACTACTCGTTTTAGTGATATGGACATTGCTGTTTATGTTGAGGATCATACGGTATTGACAGATATGGATTGGTATTTGCAATTAAAGGCAGATCTTATGGAGCTGGTAAACAAAGAAATTGATCTGGTGGTGCTAAATAATGCTAAGCCTTTAATTAAACATACAGCAAATATGCAAAAAAAGGTACTTTTATCGCGCAATGCATTGTTTGAAGCAGAATACTCCTTGCGGGTTGTTAAAGAATACAATGACGTGAGATATTGGGCGCGCTATTCTAGGCAGCATTTATTGAGAGGAAACAAGAATGGTTAA
- the hepT gene encoding type VII toxin-antitoxin system HepT family RNase toxin — translation MVKRDVLERKLYQIEKSLRKIQVYTSLNYDEFISHPVARDVVEYNLFIIINCMIDIVNHIVADEELGEIDMLSDGFRILSDYGYWTRMQGAIYIKMVAFRNMIAHQYVDIDANVVYMILQEKLKDIGTFKQQIIDRI, via the coding sequence ATGGTTAAACGGGACGTCTTAGAGCGAAAATTATATCAAATTGAAAAGTCACTACGAAAAATACAAGTTTATACTTCACTGAATTATGATGAATTTATCAGTCATCCAGTTGCCAGAGATGTAGTAGAATATAACCTCTTCATCATTATTAATTGTATGATTGATATTGTAAATCATATTGTAGCTGATGAGGAGTTAGGGGAAATTGATATGCTATCCGATGGTTTTCGAATTTTGTCGGATTATGGATATTGGACAAGAATGCAGGGTGCTATCTATATTAAAATGGTAGCATTTCGTAATATGATAGCGCATCAATATGTAGATATAGATGCAAATGTGGTATATATGATTTTACAGGAAAAATTAAAAGATATTGGAACGTTCAAGCAGCAAATTATCGATAGAATTTAA
- a CDS encoding AbrB/MazE/SpoVT family DNA-binding domain-containing protein, with amino-acid sequence MFGVSAEVKLGDKSQFVIPARIRENAKVGPGDILIMTSDRNGRMSLIKKPEDWAKAAWGCCKGAWGEKPLEALQKEREDSWE; translated from the coding sequence ATGTTTGGTGTGAGTGCAGAAGTAAAACTTGGAGATAAGAGTCAATTCGTTATCCCTGCTCGTATTAGAGAAAATGCGAAAGTTGGACCTGGTGATATACTAATCATGACTAGTGATCGTAATGGTCGTATGAGTCTCATTAAGAAGCCTGAAGATTGGGCTAAGGCTGCATGGGGGTGCTGCAAGGGGGCTTGGGGTGAGAAACCATTAGAAGCTTTGCAGAAGGAACGTGAGGATTCATGGGAATAA
- a CDS encoding type II toxin-antitoxin system VapC family toxin: protein MGITSDEFLKVYKKIGFDTNIFISVFAQEPLGVRVLPIIDAAGNKETHEIWTSVLAFSECSVRPYREANWTALDQVKLMFQMPNLTAYHIDEEIAEEAAKLRAAYNVKMPDALIVATAIVKGADVLLTNDYKLSAIREISVVRLDELCQ, encoded by the coding sequence ATGGGAATAACGAGTGATGAATTTTTAAAAGTCTATAAAAAAATAGGGTTTGATACCAACATTTTTATTTCAGTTTTTGCTCAAGAGCCACTAGGTGTGAGGGTTCTTCCTATCATCGATGCTGCGGGTAATAAAGAAACACATGAGATCTGGACTTCTGTACTTGCATTTTCAGAGTGTAGTGTGCGTCCTTACCGGGAAGCTAACTGGACTGCTCTTGACCAAGTCAAATTAATGTTTCAGATGCCCAATCTTACAGCTTATCATATTGATGAGGAGATTGCAGAAGAAGCAGCTAAATTGCGAGCTGCCTATAATGTCAAAATGCCAGATGCTCTGATTGTTGCTACAGCAATTGTTAAAGGGGCTGATGTTTTGCTCACTAATGATTATAAACTTTCAGCAATAAGAGAAATTTCTGTTGTGAGGCTTGACGAGTTGTGTCAATAG
- a CDS encoding phosphomannomutase/phosphoglucomutase yields MTQDIVIKRDAFKAYDIRGRVPDELNEEVTYRIGWAFVELFDAKTVVVGRDVRLSSESLTKALIEGFTDRGCHVIDIGVCGTEMVYFATSHLGVDGGIMVTASHNPMDYNGLKLVRKESRPISGDTGLRELEDCVVTGDFSREQCAGIAKGTVEQYDIMKEYVQHLLTYVDAAVLKPLKIVVNAGNGCAGPTLDALEKVLPFEFIKVYHEPDGTFPHGIPNPLLVEKREATAKAVRESGADFGIAWDGDFDRCFLFDEQGQFIEGYYIVGCLAEAFLRRCAGAKIIHDPRLTWNTIELVKEAGGIPILCKTGHAFIKERMRQEDAIYGGEMSAHHYFRDFAYCDSGMIPWLLVAENISVSGRSLSQLVGARMEKFPVSGEINRRVKDAQMVVAEIEKQFVTPGAAVDYTDGLSIEYDDWRFNLRMSNTEPLIRLNVESRGDASLLEKKTAELLAAIEKLG; encoded by the coding sequence ATGACACAGGATATTGTTATAAAAAGAGATGCCTTTAAGGCCTATGATATTCGTGGCAGGGTGCCTGATGAGCTCAATGAGGAAGTAACCTATCGCATTGGCTGGGCTTTTGTGGAGCTTTTCGATGCAAAGACTGTGGTAGTGGGGCGGGATGTGCGGTTGTCCAGCGAGAGTCTGACTAAGGCGTTAATAGAAGGTTTTACAGATCGGGGCTGTCATGTAATTGATATTGGTGTATGCGGTACGGAAATGGTATATTTCGCCACATCTCATTTAGGAGTGGATGGGGGAATCATGGTAACAGCCAGTCATAATCCTATGGATTATAATGGACTCAAGCTGGTACGTAAAGAATCAAGGCCGATTAGTGGTGATACAGGGCTGCGAGAGTTAGAAGACTGTGTAGTTACTGGAGATTTTTCACGGGAACAGTGTGCTGGTATTGCCAAGGGCACAGTGGAGCAGTATGATATTATGAAAGAGTATGTACAGCATTTGCTTACCTATGTGGATGCAGCAGTATTAAAACCGTTGAAAATCGTAGTAAATGCTGGCAATGGCTGCGCAGGACCAACGCTTGATGCATTAGAGAAGGTATTGCCTTTTGAGTTTATCAAAGTGTATCATGAGCCAGATGGGACGTTCCCACATGGAATTCCCAATCCCTTGTTAGTTGAGAAGCGGGAGGCAACAGCCAAGGCTGTGCGAGAAAGCGGTGCTGATTTTGGGATTGCCTGGGATGGGGATTTTGACCGCTGCTTCTTATTTGATGAACAAGGACAATTTATTGAAGGGTATTATATTGTTGGATGTTTAGCAGAAGCATTTTTAAGGCGCTGTGCCGGGGCGAAAATTATCCATGATCCGCGTTTAACCTGGAATACGATTGAATTGGTAAAGGAAGCTGGCGGTATTCCTATTTTGTGTAAGACCGGTCATGCCTTTATTAAAGAACGCATGCGCCAGGAAGATGCGATATATGGTGGGGAGATGTCAGCTCATCATTATTTTAGAGATTTTGCATATTGCGATAGCGGTATGATACCGTGGCTCTTAGTTGCTGAGAATATAAGTGTATCAGGCAGATCCTTGTCTCAATTGGTGGGAGCTCGTATGGAAAAATTCCCTGTGAGCGGGGAGATCAATCGAAGAGTCAAGGATGCTCAGATGGTGGTAGCAGAAATAGAAAAGCAGTTTGTAACCCCGGGAGCTGCTGTTGATTATACAGATGGATTAAGTATAGAATATGATGACTGGCGGTTTAATCTGCGAATGTCCAATACAGAACCGCTGATTCGTCTGAATGTGGAGAGCCGGGGCGATGCTTCTTTACTGGAAAAGAAAACGGCTGAATTATTAGCCGCTATTGAGAAGCTGGGGTAA
- the galU gene encoding UTP--glucose-1-phosphate uridylyltransferase GalU, giving the protein MRKGLGKVRKAVIPAAGMGTRFLPATKAQPKEMLPIVDKPAIQYIIEEAVQSGIEEILIITGRNKRSIEDHFDRSVELEMLLKDQGKYDLLNLVEEIADVTIHYVRQKEAKGLGHAVLCAKQFVGNEPFAVLLGDDIIDASVPCLKQMMSVYDDCYGTILGTQEVPLDKVCNYGIVKPVEIKQNVWQAVDLVEKPDMSEAPSRLAVMGRYILQPEIFAILENTPPGKGGEIQLTDAIRTLAIQQHSVYAYNFEGRRYDVGDKQGYLEATIEFALKRPDLRDDFLRYLIKTVGPLVAGKDGNAGCK; this is encoded by the coding sequence ATGAGAAAAGGACTGGGAAAAGTTCGCAAGGCGGTGATTCCGGCGGCAGGGATGGGGACAAGGTTCTTGCCGGCGACGAAGGCACAGCCTAAAGAGATGCTGCCTATCGTTGATAAGCCGGCGATTCAATATATTATTGAAGAAGCGGTTCAGTCAGGCATTGAAGAAATTCTCATTATTACAGGGAGAAATAAGCGTTCCATTGAGGATCATTTTGATCGGTCAGTAGAGCTGGAGATGCTGCTTAAAGATCAGGGCAAGTACGATTTGTTAAACTTGGTAGAGGAAATTGCTGACGTTACGATTCATTATGTAAGACAGAAGGAAGCAAAGGGACTGGGGCATGCTGTGTTATGTGCCAAACAGTTTGTAGGGAATGAGCCTTTTGCTGTGCTGTTAGGTGATGATATTATTGATGCCAGTGTTCCTTGTTTAAAACAAATGATGAGTGTCTATGATGATTGTTACGGTACTATTCTAGGGACGCAGGAAGTTCCTCTGGATAAGGTTTGTAACTATGGAATTGTAAAACCTGTGGAGATTAAGCAGAATGTTTGGCAGGCTGTGGATCTTGTAGAAAAGCCGGATATGTCAGAGGCACCATCTCGTTTGGCAGTGATGGGGCGCTATATTCTTCAGCCTGAGATTTTTGCTATCTTAGAGAATACTCCTCCTGGAAAAGGCGGAGAGATACAGTTAACGGATGCGATCCGTACCTTAGCAATTCAGCAGCATTCCGTGTATGCCTATAATTTTGAAGGTCGCCGTTATGATGTGGGTGATAAGCAGGGATATTTGGAAGCGACGATTGAATTTGCTCTGAAGCGTCCTGATTTGCGAGATGACTTTTTACGATATTTGATCAAAACTGTCGGTCCGCTGGTGGCAGGGAAAGATGGGAATGCAGGTTGTAAGTAA